From the genome of Thermococcus sp., one region includes:
- a CDS encoding 5-oxoprolinase subunit PxpA, translating into MKVDLNSDLGESFGRYKLGLDEEVMKYISSANVATGWHAGDPLVMRKTVRLAKENGVAVGAHPGYPDLLGFGRRYMKLSSEEARNYILYQIGALYAFAKAEGLELQHVKPHGALYNALVKEEELARAIIEGIADFNKRLIFVTLSGSRPADIAEEMGVKAAHEVFADRAYNPDGTLVPRSKPGAVIEDKEEIAERVISMVKDGGVKAINGEWVELKVDTICVHGDNPKAVEIASMVRKALEEEGVKVVPMRKFL; encoded by the coding sequence ATGAAGGTCGACCTAAACTCCGATCTCGGCGAGAGCTTTGGGAGGTATAAGCTTGGCCTCGACGAGGAGGTCATGAAGTACATAAGCTCTGCAAACGTCGCGACGGGCTGGCACGCGGGTGATCCCCTCGTGATGAGAAAAACAGTAAGGCTCGCGAAGGAGAACGGCGTTGCCGTTGGTGCTCATCCGGGCTATCCCGATTTACTCGGCTTCGGCAGGAGGTACATGAAGCTCTCCAGCGAAGAGGCGAGGAACTACATCCTCTACCAGATCGGAGCGCTTTACGCCTTTGCTAAAGCCGAAGGACTTGAGCTCCAGCACGTCAAACCTCACGGGGCACTCTACAACGCTCTGGTGAAGGAGGAAGAGCTCGCTAGAGCTATAATTGAAGGGATAGCAGATTTCAATAAGCGTTTGATCTTCGTAACCCTCTCCGGCTCGAGGCCGGCCGATATAGCAGAGGAGATGGGAGTAAAAGCGGCCCACGAGGTTTTCGCGGATAGAGCCTACAACCCGGACGGAACCCTCGTTCCCCGCTCGAAACCCGGGGCGGTGATAGAGGACAAGGAAGAGATAGCGGAGCGCGTGATTTCGATGGTGAAGGACGGAGGTGTTAAGGCGATAAACGGCGAGTGGGTCGAGTTGAAGGTCGATACAATCTGCGTCCACGGGGACAACCCGAAGGCTGTGGAGATAGCCTCGATGGTGAGGAAAGCCCTTGAGGAGGAGGGAGTAAAGGTAGTGCCGATGAGGAAGTTTCTTT